The bacterium sequence CATGCGTTTTCTATACATATCTCAAGAACGGTCTTTCCGCCCCCCAGAACTTCGAGCAGCTTGTTCGCCGCGCCGAAGCGGCTGCTTGCCCCCGCCGCGACAATAACTAGCGAGGCGCGCACTAAAGCTCCTTGCTGTTGTCGTTGATTCGCGCGAAAATCAGCCTTCCGGCCTGGGTTTGCATTACCGATGTGACGCGAACATCCACAACAGATCCCAGGCGTTCCACGCCTCCCTCGATAACGACCATTGTCCCGTCGTCCAGGTAGCCGACGCCCTGGCCATGCTCCTTGCCTGCCTTGATGATAAGCACCTGCAACGTTTCGTTCGGCACGACCATCGGCTTGACCGCGTTGGCAAGCTCGTTGATGTTCAGCACGTCCACTTCCTGGACGGTGGCCACTTTGTTCAGGTTGAAGTCGTTCGTCACGACTATCCCCCCTAGGTTTTTCGCTATCCTGATTAGTTGCTCGTCTACCGAATTGGACAGCGCTTCCTCTTCCGTGTCGTCGTAAATTGAAATCGGAAACCTGGGATTGCTCCGCAAATCGTTCAATATTTCCAGTCCCCTGCGGCCCTTTGCCCGTCTCAAATGGTCGTTCGAGTCGGCGATGGCCTGAAGCTCCCGTAGTACGCTTGAAGGAATGACGATGACGCCTTCCAGGAAATGCGTTTTGATTACTTCCGCAATCCGCCCGTCAATAATTGCGCTGGTGTCCAATACTTTCGGCGGAATACCTTTGATACCAAACTGCGCGCCCAGTTGGTCCGCCTTGGCTTCGGGATAAAAGACGTTGACGGCCAGGTTCGCGCCGAAATAACCCAGCCACATTACAAGAACAAGATAAAGCCCTATTCTAACGACAGGATCCTGAAGAAAATTAGCCTCCGCGTCCTTCATGAATGAATACAGAGGAAAAAGAACTATGTAGGTAATTCCCGTTCCAGCGCCGAAACCCAGAACGCCGGCGATGATTCGCTCTTTGGATGAGCGCTGAAGCCGGACAAGCATTTCGGTAAGCAGCTTCGAAAGGCGCGCCTGCAGCAACCCGCTAGACAAATAGCCGATAACAAATCCAAGTCCGAGGATAATAACTTTGACGATTTTCAAATACGTAACTTGTTGAAGTTCATCGCGCAAAACATCTCTGATTAAGGAGGGATTGTTGGAAAGAGTTCCTTCCATCGCCTGAATTGTGGTGCTTAGATATTCCTGCTTGGGCGCCAGCCAGTAGAAATCATAAATTTGCGCGATTAGATACCCGACCAGCCCGCCGATCAGGACGCCAAGAATACGAGAAACTGATTTGCTCATTCGAAATCGGGGAAATTCCCCGGCACTCCGTAAATTTTAGCATGTTCTATCGAGTTCTCCTCGAATGCGGTACGTTTGGCTAATCGGTCGCGCCGAATATCCTCTGCACTGCACTCTGCAGCGAGTTAACCGCCACTACCCCGTCCGCGGAAGGCGGTTCCGGGCCTCCGCAAATCACAGTTGGGATTCCAAACCGCTTCGCTTCGGCCACCCTGGCCTGTTGGCGCGAAGTGCGCCTTACTTCGCCGCCCAGCCCTACCTCGCCGATGGCGGCAATCGCGGTTTCCGGCGCTTGTTCCAAGTAGCTCCCCAACACCGCGATTATGACCGGCAAGTCCAGCGCGGAATCCAAAATCCTCAAACCACCCGCCACATTGACGTGGATATCCCTCGTGGCCATAGGGATTTTCAAATGCTTTTCGATGACCGCCAAAAGCATCGCCAGCCTGTTCAACTCGAACCCGATTGAGATTCGCCTTGGATACTGAAACGACGACGGCGTAACAAGCGCCTGCACTTCACAAAGCCACGCCCGTGACGGGGAAGTGACAACCCCGAAGATAGACGGACTCGACAGCGCCGAGCCGCCGATCCATGGAAGCTCGTCTTCAGGAACCGCCGCCAGTCCACGCGATGTCATTTCAAACAACCCAAGCTCTCCCACGCTGCCGTATCGGTTTTTGCTTGCACGCAAAATACGCAGATCGAACGCCGCCTCTTCGTCCAGATAACACACGACGTCAACAAGATGTTCCAGCACTTTCGGGCCGGCAATTTGGCCGTCCTTTGTGACGTGTCCGATAAGGATAACCGACGCTCCGGAACGCTTCGCCCACTCCGCCAGCCGTGCAGCGCTTTCGCGCACCTGGGCGACGGTTCCTGCCGCGCTCATCAGCCCCGCAAGACGCACCGTTTGAATTGAGTCTACCACGACCAGCGAAAAGGACTTTTCGCGATCCAACAAATCCAGAACGGAGTCAACTTCGGTTTCGCCCAGCAACTCAAGCTTGGAATCGCCAAGCCCCAACCGCCTTGCCCTGCCAGCCACCTGTTCAGGACTTTCTTCGGCGCTGACATACAGCACCCGTCCGGCCTTCATACCCGCGGCAATTTGCAAAACGATCGTGGATTTGCCGACTCCGGGAGGACCGCCAAGCAAGATCACGCTTCCGGGAACGATCCCGCCGCCGATTAATTTGTCGAACTCGGGCACGCCCGTGCCGGCACGCAGCTCCGTATTTGCCATTGGAATATCGGATACCGACCGGAGTTCAAGTCCTTGTCCGCCCTTCGGCTTTAATCTAAACCCGGACGGAGAAGCATCCGGGATTGCTTCTTCGGCAAGCGTACCCCAGTCGCCGCAGGACTGGCATTGACCCGTCCATTTTGGCGAATGCGCGCCGCATGACTGACATACAAAATGAGTCGTCGGTTTGGCCACGCCGGAATATTAGCACCGCGGTTCGCACCGCAAAGCAGATAGGACTGCGCTACTCTATTTCATTCCGATCGCGCGCCCCGTTTCAGCAACCAGGTCTTCAATAGTGACGGGAACCTTTATCCCTGCGGCTTCGAACGCCGCGACCTTGCTTTCAGCAGTGCCTGTATTGCCGGAAACGATTGCGCCTGCATGTCCCATCCGCTTCCCTTTCGGGGCGGTGCGCCCGCTGACGAATGCCACAACCGGCTTGGACATCATATCTTTGATGAACTCCGCAGCCTGCTCTTCGTCGCTTCCGCCGATTTCGCCGACCAGGACGACCGCTTCGGTGGCGGGATCCTCTTCGAATTCGGCAAGCAAATCCACGAACGAGCTACCGATAATCGGATCGCCGCCGATTCCGATGCAGGTGGACTGGCCGATGCCCGCTCGGGTCAATTGATCCACTATTTCGTAAGTCAGGGTGCCGCTCCGTGAAATAACACCGACCGGCCCCTTTTTGAAAATATGGCCCGGCATAATTCCAAGCTTGCACTCTTCGACCGAAATCATTCCCGGGCAGTTTGGCCCCACGAGAATGCTGTCCGTCGTGGTTACGTAGCTGAAAACCTTTATCATGTCGTTTACAGGCACGCCTTCGGTTATGCAGCAGATCACGTCCACGGAAGCGTCCACCGCCTCCACTACGGCGTCGGGAGCAAAAGCGGGAGGCACGAAAATTATGCTCGTGTCAGCCCCGGTCGCCTCGACGGCGTCCTGAACGGTGTTGAAAATCGGCACCTTGTTCTCGAACATTTGCCCGCCTTTTTTGGGAGTGACCCCGGCGACCACGTTCGTGCCGTACTCAATCATCTTCTGCGTGTGGAACGAACCTTCTCCGCCCGTTATGCCTTGCACGACAACCCTTGAATTCGAATCAATCAAAATTGACATTTCGCTCTCCTAGGCCGAGGCTTCAAGCCCATTTATAAGCTCGACAATCTTCTCCGCGCCTTCTTTCATTGTCGGCACGAATGTGTAGCGCGATCCTTCGAGGATTTCCTTCGCTTTATCCTCGTTCGTTCCGGTTAGGCGAACCACCACCGGAAATCCCTTCGGAAAAACGTCCTGCACGTCCAGCAGTGCCTGCGCGACCACATCGCAGCGGGTGATGCCGCCGAATACGTTGAGGAAAAATCCTTTGACCGCGGGATCCTTCAGCACCGTTTCGATGCACTTGACGGTGTGCTCCACGTTTCCGCCGCCGCCGATATCGCAGAAATCGTTCGGCTTGAGCCCCGCTCGCGCGACCACATCCAGGGTCGTCATAACTAGCCCCGCGCCGTTTCCTGCAATTCCCACCGGCCCGCGCATTTCGGGAGGCATATGGACGTATGTAACGTGGTTTTCCTGCGCGAACGCCTCGATCTCGTCCAAGTCGGCCCCGATCTCGCGGAACTTGAGCAATTCTTTGTTCCGGAAAAGCCCGTTGTCGTCGGTCACCATCTTGGCATCCAGAGCAAGCACCCGCCCGTCCTTCGTGACCACAAGCGGATTGATTTCCAGCAGCGAGCAGTCTTTCGCCAGGAACGCGTTGTAAAGCTTCCCGATTATGTCCGATATTTCGGCCATTTTTAACACATCCACTCCGCTTTCGAAAATGGCCCTGCGGATCTGATTCGGCCATAAGCCCACCAGCGGATCGATATGCACCTTCGATATTTTTTCAGGGGTTTCCGCCGCGACTTGCTCGATATCTATGCCGCCCGCAGCCGACAGAATCAACACGAGCATCCTCTCGTCCCGATCGACGGTTATTCCGCAGTAATACTCGTCCCTGATGTCAACCTGTTCGGCGACGAGCACTTTCTGGACGGGAAATCCCTTGATGTTCATCCCCAGAATCTGCGACGCCTTTTCCTTCGCTTCGGCCGGATTCGCAGCCAGCTTGACGCCTCCGGCTTTGCCCCGCCCGCCGATGTGCACCTGGGCCTTGATTACGACCGGCTTGCCAAGCTCCTTTGCTACGGTCTCGGCTTCCTCGGGCGTGAACGCGACCCTGCCCGCCGTAACCGGGATTCCAAACTCGGCAAAGACGTCCTTCGCCTGGTACTCGTGAATCTTCATAACTGCTCCTTAATCCCCGTTGGCAACGGGATGAGGTGGAACCAGCAGAATATATCGGCAGAACGTGAAATGCAACGATGAAGCCTATAGTGCGAATGGGAGCAATTATTTCAGCAGGGACTTCAAGATGCACGCAATCGCAAAGGATGGCCGCTAGATTTTTTGCCTGCGGTTCAAAATCACACTCAATTGCCAGTGTGACTTGATACTTTCTTCACAAACATTTTTGTAATATCCGCCAAGATTATTGACGAGAGAGAGAGAGAGAGAATCCTTGCGGCCACCACAAGTAGCGGCCAAAGACATTCAAAAACTGCATGGAGGTGCATTGAAATGAGGGTGATTGTGATTTCGGTGTTTTTGTTTTTGTTTCTGATTGCGGGTGCGGCTAACGCAACCGAATGGCAGGCAATGAGGATTGGCTTGTCTGCAGACGGCCAGACTTGGGTGGAGCAAGATGTTTTGGTTCCGTCCGACGGGTATACCTTTGCATTTATGCTCGGCCAGCCCGTATTTGTCTGGGGTCCAGAATTTGACCCTGAAAACCTGCCGGCAGCTGCGGACAACCTTTGCAAGTGCAATACGCATATGAGCTCGAGGTGCGCTTGCGAAAATATGTGCAGGGCCCACTGGCACGATTTTTGGTGCAACTTCCACGATTCTGGAGAAGGAACATGTGTACCATAAAGGCACTGTATTACTGGCTATCCTTTGCAATATTCACTTTCGCGTTGCTTTGCTCTCCGGTGAAAGGCGAAGAAGCAAGCCCAAGCATGGGGAAGAGCTTCGCATTGCTCGTAACGCTTGAATCGGGCGAAATCGTAATGGAAGGCGAAGAAACCTTTGGGGAGTCATGGAGCTATTTGCTTTGCATGAATCCTAAGGGTGACGAGGTTACTCTTGTGGAGCCAAGCTGGCAGATGCTTCTAAAACCAGCAGGCAATTCTTGGGCTTGTCCGTTCCCGATTGTGCCGCGAGGCGATTTTCTAACTGCGAATTTTGATGACGGTTCAAAAATAGCCATTCGCCTGCCTTACGGCTTGGCAGACCGGATTGCAACCGCAACCGCTCGCTATGAGGGGAAAGACTACGCGCTTGCCGGAATTACCCAGTATGAGGTCGCCAAATTTCAGCTGGATGGCAAGCAAATCGAGCGAACCTTCGACGAAAACGCGGTACCCATGATTGACACTTGGATCGCGCAGGCGGACTGCAAATCAGTTGTAGCATTTCATGAAAGCAGGGGACAGCGCGAAGCGTTGGAGCAATCGGCTTGGG is a genomic window containing:
- a CDS encoding TRAM domain-containing protein, translated to MEGTLSNNPSLIRDVLRDELQQVTYLKIVKVIILGLGFVIGYLSSGLLQARLSKLLTEMLVRLQRSSKERIIAGVLGFGAGTGITYIVLFPLYSFMKDAEANFLQDPVVRIGLYLVLVMWLGYFGANLAVNVFYPEAKADQLGAQFGIKGIPPKVLDTSAIIDGRIAEVIKTHFLEGVIVIPSSVLRELQAIADSNDHLRRAKGRRGLEILNDLRSNPRFPISIYDDTEEEALSNSVDEQLIRIAKNLGGIVVTNDFNLNKVATVQEVDVLNINELANAVKPMVVPNETLQVLIIKAGKEHGQGVGYLDDGTMVVIEGGVERLGSVVDVRVTSVMQTQAGRLIFARINDNSKEL
- the radA gene encoding DNA repair protein RadA is translated as MAKPTTHFVCQSCGAHSPKWTGQCQSCGDWGTLAEEAIPDASPSGFRLKPKGGQGLELRSVSDIPMANTELRAGTGVPEFDKLIGGGIVPGSVILLGGPPGVGKSTIVLQIAAGMKAGRVLYVSAEESPEQVAGRARRLGLGDSKLELLGETEVDSVLDLLDREKSFSLVVVDSIQTVRLAGLMSAAGTVAQVRESAARLAEWAKRSGASVILIGHVTKDGQIAGPKVLEHLVDVVCYLDEEAAFDLRILRASKNRYGSVGELGLFEMTSRGLAAVPEDELPWIGGSALSSPSIFGVVTSPSRAWLCEVQALVTPSSFQYPRRISIGFELNRLAMLLAVIEKHLKIPMATRDIHVNVAGGLRILDSALDLPVIIAVLGSYLEQAPETAIAAIGEVGLGGEVRRTSRQQARVAEAKRFGIPTVICGGPEPPSADGVVAVNSLQSAVQRIFGATD
- the sucD gene encoding succinate--CoA ligase subunit alpha translates to MSILIDSNSRVVVQGITGGEGSFHTQKMIEYGTNVVAGVTPKKGGQMFENKVPIFNTVQDAVEATGADTSIIFVPPAFAPDAVVEAVDASVDVICCITEGVPVNDMIKVFSYVTTTDSILVGPNCPGMISVEECKLGIMPGHIFKKGPVGVISRSGTLTYEIVDQLTRAGIGQSTCIGIGGDPIIGSSFVDLLAEFEEDPATEAVVLVGEIGGSDEEQAAEFIKDMMSKPVVAFVSGRTAPKGKRMGHAGAIVSGNTGTAESKVAAFEAAGIKVPVTIEDLVAETGRAIGMK
- the sucC gene encoding ADP-forming succinate--CoA ligase subunit beta; this encodes MKIHEYQAKDVFAEFGIPVTAGRVAFTPEEAETVAKELGKPVVIKAQVHIGGRGKAGGVKLAANPAEAKEKASQILGMNIKGFPVQKVLVAEQVDIRDEYYCGITVDRDERMLVLILSAAGGIDIEQVAAETPEKISKVHIDPLVGLWPNQIRRAIFESGVDVLKMAEISDIIGKLYNAFLAKDCSLLEINPLVVTKDGRVLALDAKMVTDDNGLFRNKELLKFREIGADLDEIEAFAQENHVTYVHMPPEMRGPVGIAGNGAGLVMTTLDVVARAGLKPNDFCDIGGGGNVEHTVKCIETVLKDPAVKGFFLNVFGGITRCDVVAQALLDVQDVFPKGFPVVVRLTGTNEDKAKEILEGSRYTFVPTMKEGAEKIVELINGLEASA